From Populus trichocarpa isolate Nisqually-1 chromosome 19, P.trichocarpa_v4.1, whole genome shotgun sequence, a single genomic window includes:
- the LOC18108020 gene encoding legumin B, producing MSSSTLFSLTLCFLVLFNCCFAQIEQVTSRHDQQQARRRSFQQSECQLQRINALEPARRIKSEAGVTEIWDENDEQFQCAGVAVIRHTIQQRGLLLPAYSNAPKLVYVEQGRGIQGAVFPGCPETFQSSGQFSRDQSQSSEDQHQKVRQVREGDVVALPSGVADWFYNDGDSPLVLVQLLDTSNPANQLDQDFRNFFLAGNPQRELQSQRSSYQRDQFEGQRGRQDEGESRRHQQDRHRNVFGGFDEKILAEAFNIDTRLARSMRNEKDNRGIIVRAEHELQVVSPHQSREEEREIEYRGGRGGGFNGIEETFCTARLKHNINDPERADFFNPRAGRLTTVNSLNLPILRSVQLSVERGVLYPNAMMSPHWNMNAHSIIYITRGNGRIQIVGDNGQTIFDGEVREGQVVTAPQSFAVVKKAGSQGFEWVSFKTNDNAQVSELAGRVSTIRGLPVEVVANSFQISREDARRLKNNREEVSVFSPSQSGRSDEIA from the exons ATGTCTTCCTCTACTTTGTTTTCTCTTACACTTTGCTTTCTTGTTCTCTTCAATTGTTGCTTTGCTCAGATAGAGCAAGTGACCTCGCGACATGACCAGCAACAAGCGCGACGACGCAGCTTTCAACAAAGCGAATGCCAACTTCAGAGGATCAATGCCCTCGAGCCTGCTCGGAGGATTAAATCAGAGGCTGGTGTCACTGAAATTTGGGACGAAAATGATGAGCAGTTTCAATGTGCTGGTGTTGCAGTTATCCGCCATACCATTCAGCAGCGAGGCCTCTTGTTGCCTGCATACTCTAATGCCCCTAAGCTTGTCTATGTAGAGCAAG GAAGGGGCATTCAGGGAGCTGTTTTCCCAGGCTGTCCAGAGACATTCCAATCATCAGGGCAGTTTTCTCGAGATCAAAGTCAAAGCTCCGAAGACCAGCACCAGAAGGTTCGACAAGTAAGAGAGGGTGATGTAGTTGCCTTGCCTTCGGGAGTTGCTGATTGGTTTTATAACGATGGTGATTCACCTCTCGTTCTTGTTCAACTTCTCGACACAAGCAATCCTGCCAACCAGCTTGATCAGGATTTCAGG AATTTTTTCCTTGCTGGCAACCCACAACGAGAATTGCAAAGCCAAAGAAGCTCATACCAGAGAGACCAGTTTGAAGGTCAACGTGGACGCCAAGACGAAGGTGAAAGTCGGAGACACCAGCAAGACAGACACCGCAATGTCTTCGGCGGCTTCGATGAGAAAATCCTGGCAGAAGCTTTCAACATTGACACCAGACTAGCAAGAAGCATGAGGAACGAAAAAGATAACAGAGGCATCATTGTCCGAGCTGAGCATGAGCTTCAGGTGGTAAGTCCACATCAGAGTCGAGAGGAAGAACGTGAAATTGAATACCGAGGGGGACGAGGTGGTGGATTCAATGGCATAGAGGAAACTTTCTGTACTGCTAGGTTGAAGCACAACATCAATGACCCAGAACGTGCTGATTTCTTTAATCCACGTGCTGGACGGCTCACCACTGTCAACAGCCTCAATCTCCCTATCCTTCGATCTGTCCAGCTTAGTGTTGAGAGAGGTGTACTCTACCCG AACGCTATGATGTCACCGCATTGGAATATGAATGCACACAGCATAATCTACATCACCAGGGGAAATGGAAGGATTCAGATTGTTGGAGACAATGGACAAACGATATTTGATGGAGAAGTCCGCGAGGGTCAAGTAGTTACAGCACCACAAAGCTTTGCAGTAGTGAAGAAGGCAGGAAGCCAAGGGTTCGAGTGGGTATCATTTAAAACCAACGACAATGCACAAGTTAGTGAATTGGCTGGACGTGTCTCCACCATCCGAGGCTTGCCAGTGGAAGTGGTAGCAAATTCATTCCAGATCTCAAGGGAAGATGCTAGGAGGCTTAAGAACAACAGGGAGGAAGTTAGCGTTTTTAGTCCTTCACAATCTGGAAGGAGTGATGAGATTGCATGA